The window CAAGGGCAATATAGCCCGGAATATCCACATTTGCAGGACAGAGGGCTACACAGGGTACGGGCTGAGTTGTTATACAGCCGCATCTTCCGTGTTTTATATGTTCTTCAAAGTCATCACGGCAATAGATTATGCTTTTATAAACCATATCGGCTGCTTCATACCCCAGTGCACAGTCTGCTGTTTCCCTTATAGATTTAGCAGTTTCTTCAATAAGATCAAGGGTTTTCATTGTTGATTTTCCGTTTAGGACATCAGTTAAAATATGCTTTAACTGTAAAAGGCCGATACGGCATGGTGCACATTTTCCGCAAGTTTGGGCATGACACATTTCAATAAAGGCTCGTGTTATGTAAACGGGACAAAGTCCGGGAGGACTTGCTTCAATTCGATGTTGAAGATTCTCATACAGTTCTTCAATTATAATTTGAGACCGGTTTTGTGAAAATATCTCAAGTCGACTCATTTGCATACTCCTTATATCATATATATTAACCTAAGTTAAATCCACTTACACCTTTAATTGTACACTATGTTTATCAAAATAGCAAGTTTTAATTTGATAACTTTAGAATTTTTTCTATAAAGTGTTTATTCTATAAGGCCGTATTTCATCGAATAGATTAAAACCCTTATCGAAAGGCTGTCATCCTTGAGGTATTTTTTGATTCTTTCTTCGGCTCCTCTTTCCATGGCTTTGAGAATCATTTCAATCTTGTTTTCAACAAGATAGTTGAAGGCTTCTTCAGCCGTTAAAAAGGCATTGACCGTTTCGATTGTTTTTTTGTCTGCCCCATGCATGGCAAGGTAGTAGACAAAGGCTTCCATGCGCGTGTCGGCGGTCCGGTTATGGGTGTTAAAAATACCTATGGAAAGTTTAGCGAATTTACCTATGTGTCCGAGTAAGGTCATGGTTTTAAAGCCTTTAGAATAGGCATAGCTTAAACTATCTCCTATATAGTTTGAAATTTTTACGGTGGGAAGGTCTATTATAGTGTTTAGTTTTTCTTTAAGGCCTTCCCCGTAGTTTCCGGGTACCAAAAGTATTTCTTTTTTTTCCGAATTTTGTAATATTCCGTCTATTTCAAGATAGATGGTTTTTTTGATAGCATCCTCGCTCATAGGATAGACTATGCCCTTTGTACCTATAATAGAGATGCCGCCTTCAACACCGATATTTTTATTAAATGTTTTTTTGCCGATTTCGGCTCCTTGAGGACTGAAAATTTCTACATTGAAGCCCTTTTTTGAAACCTTTAAAACTTCTTTTTCTATCATTTGACGGGGTACGGGATTAATGGCAGCCTCCCCTACTTCTCCGAAAAGACCTTTTTTGGTAATTCTTCCTATAC of the Treponema denticola ATCC 35405 genome contains:
- the cbiD gene encoding cobalt-precorrin-5B (C(1))-methyltransferase CbiD; amino-acid sequence: MKLDLYIDKDGQKLRCGYTTGSCAAAAAKAAALILGGETMTSVKIDTPAGLVLDLPVEHCRSYKNKDGTAIGEAAVQKDAGDDPDSTDGIYIYARVSYRNDGKVLIDGGEGIGRITKKGLFGEVGEAAINPVPRQMIEKEVLKVSKKGFNVEIFSPQGAEIGKKTFNKNIGVEGGISIIGTKGIVYPMSEDAIKKTIYLEIDGILQNSEKKEILLVPGNYGEGLKEKLNTIIDLPTVKISNYIGDSLSYAYSKGFKTMTLLGHIGKFAKLSIGIFNTHNRTADTRMEAFVYYLAMHGADKKTIETVNAFLTAEEAFNYLVENKIEMILKAMERGAEERIKKYLKDDSLSIRVLIYSMKYGLIE